A genomic window from Macaca mulatta isolate MMU2019108-1 chromosome 19, T2T-MMU8v2.0, whole genome shotgun sequence includes:
- the KDM4B gene encoding lysine-specific demethylase 4B isoform X18, with protein MGSEDHGAQNPSCKIMTFRPTMEEFKDFNKYVAYIESQGAHRAGLAKIIPPKEWKPRQTYDDIDDVVIPAPIQQVVTGQSGLFTQYNIQKKAMTVGEYRRLANSEKYCTPRHQDFDDLERKYWKNLTFVSPIYGADISGSLYDDVSTSSRGRTGTSFLVGGGGRVLGVAGRLPTLLCRPTGRGPVEHREPPDHPGHGGA; from the exons ATGGGGTCTGAGGACCACGGCGCCCAGAACCCCAGCTGTAAAATCATGACGTTTCGCCCAACCATGGAAGAATTTAAAGACTTCAACAAATACGTGGCCTACATAGAGTCGCAGGGAGCCCACCGGGCGGgcctggccaag ATCATCCCCCCGAAGGAGTGGAAGCCGCGGCAGACGTATGACGACATAGACGATGTGGTGATCCCGGCGCCCATCCAGCAGGTGGTGACGGGCCAGTCGGGCCTTTTCACGCAGTACAACATCCAGAAGAAAGCCATGACAGTGGGCGAGTACCGCCGCCTGGCCAACAGCGAGAA GTACTGTACCCCACGGCACCAGGACTTTGACGACCTTGAACGCAAATACTGGAAGAATCTCACCTTTGTCTCCCCGATCTATGGGGCTGATATCAGCGGCTCTTTGTACGATGACGTAAGTACGAGTTCCCGGGGAAGAACAGGGACCAGCTTCCTcgtgggtggtggtgggagg GTTCTGGGGGTGGCCGGGCGGTTGCCGACGCTGCTCTGCCGCCCCACAGGACGTGGCCCAGTGGAACATCGGGAGCCTCCGGACCATCCTGGACATGGTGGAGCGTGA